The Salvelinus sp. IW2-2015 linkage group LG15, ASM291031v2, whole genome shotgun sequence genome includes a region encoding these proteins:
- the LOC139028758 gene encoding stonustoxin subunit beta-like, which produces MVTLCLYLSVILRPCLTLDPNTVNRLLSLSEKNRKVTCRRQERQYPVHPDRFEDCEQVLCREGLTGRCYWEVERSGRGAVMGVTYXGIKRRGGGIDCGIGYNDKSWSLVCSDNSYKACHNNNHTTIDVPSSSSHRVGVYLDWPAGTLSFYRVSSDTLTHLYTFNTTFTEPLYPGFRVYDVNSSVSLCQMVTVSNTT; this is translated from the exons ATGGTAACTCTGTGTCTGTATCTTTCTGTGATCCTGCGCcct tgtctcacactggacccaaacacagtaaacagactcctctctctgtctgagaagAACAGAAAGGTGACATGTAGGAGACAGGAGCGGCAGTATCCTGTTCACCCAGATAGATTTGAGGACTGTGAACAGGTGCTatgtagagagggtctgactgggcgctgttactgggaggtagaRAGGAGTGGGAGAGGGGCTGTTATGGGAGTGACATATAAWGGAAtcaaaaggagaggagggggtattGACTGTGGGATTGGAtacaatgacaagtcctggagtctgGTCTGCTCTGACAACAGTTACAAGGCCTGTCACAATAATAATCACACGACCATTGACGtcccctcctccagctcccacagagtaggagtgtatctggactggccagccggcactctgtccttctacagagtctcctctgacacactgacccacctgTACACATTCAACAccacattcactgagcccctctatccagggtttaGGGTTTATGATGTTAACTCCTCAGTGTCCCTGTGTCAGATGGTCACTGTGTCAAACACAACATGA
- the LOC139028759 gene encoding stonustoxin subunit beta-like, with protein sequence LKNQLLSAGLGNPHCKLETLRLSGCLVTEEGCASLVSALRSNPSHLRELDLSYNHPGDSGVRLLSAXLEDPHCRLEKLNVEHGGEHTMKPGPRKYAFDLTLDPNTVNRLLSLSEKNRKVTCRRQERQYPVHPDRFEDCEQVLCREGLTGRCYWEVERSGRGAVMGVTYXGIKRRGGGIDCGIGYNDKSWSLVCSDNSYKACHNNNHTTIDVPSSSSHRVGVYLDWPAGTLSFYRVSSDTLTHLYTFNTTFTEPLYPGFRVYDVNSSVSLCQMVTVSNTT encoded by the exons actgtcaggctgtctagtcacagaggaaggctgtgcttctctggtctcagctctgaggtcaaacccctcacacYtgagagagctggacctgagctacaatcacccaggagactcaggagtcagactgctctctgctWGRctggaggatccacactgcagactggagaaactcaa tgtggaacatggtggagagcacacaatgaaacctgggcctagaaaat ATGCATTtgatctcacactggacccaaacacagtaaacagactcctctctctgtctgagaagAACAGAAAGGTGACATGTAGGAGACAGGAGCGGCAGTATCCTGTTCACCCAGATAGATTTGAGGACTGTGAACAGGTGCTatgtagagagggtctgactgggcgctgttactgggaggtagaRAGGAGTGGGAGAGGGGCTGTTATGGGAGTGACATATAAWGGAAtcaaaaggagaggagggggtattGACTGTGGGATTGGAtacaatgacaagtcctggagtctgGTCTGCTCTGACAACAGTTACAAGGCCTGTCACAATAATAATCACACGACCATTGACGtcccctcctccagctcccacagagtaggagtgtatctggactggccagccggcactctgtccttctacagagtctcctctgacacactgacccacctgTACACATTCAACAccacattcactgagcccctctatccagggtttaGGGTTTATGATGTTAACTCCTCAGTGTCCCTGTGTCAGATGGTCACTGTGTCAAACACAACATGA